The proteins below come from a single Bubalus kerabau isolate K-KA32 ecotype Philippines breed swamp buffalo chromosome 19, PCC_UOA_SB_1v2, whole genome shotgun sequence genomic window:
- the SSTR1 gene encoding somatostatin receptor type 1 has protein sequence MFPNGTASSPSSPSPSPGSCGEGGGSRGPGAGAADGMEEPGRNASQNGTLSEGQGSAILISFIYSVVCLVGLCGNSMVIYVILRYAKMKTATNIYILNLAIADELLMLSVPFLVTSTLLRHWPFGALLCRLVLSVDAVNMFTSIYCLTVLSVDRYVAVVHPIKAARYRRPTVAKVVNLGVWVLSLLVILPIVVFSRTAANSDGTVACNMLMPEPAQRWLVGFVLYTFLMGFLLPVGAICLCYVLIIAKMRMVALKAGWQQRKRSERKITLMVMMVVMVFVICWMPFYVVQLVNVFAEQDDATVSQLSVILGYANSCANPILYGFLSDNFKRSFQRILCLSWMDNAAEEPVDYYATALKSRAYSVEDFQPENLESGGVFRNGTCTSRITTL, from the coding sequence ATGTTCCCCAATGGCAccgcctcctctccctcctctcctagCCCCAGCCCAGGCAGCTGTGGCGAAGGCGGCGGCAGCAGGGGCCCCGGGGCCGGCGCTGCAGACGGGATGGAAGAACCGGGGCGAAACGCGTCCCAGAACGGGACCTTGAGCGAGGGCCAGGGCAGCGCTATCCTCATCTCTTTCATCTACTCCGTGGTGTGCCTGGTGGGGCTCTGTGGGAACTCCATGGTCATCTATGTGATCCTGCGCTACGCCAAGATGAAGACGGCCACCAACATCTACATCCTCAACCTGGCCATCGCCGATGAGCTGCTCATGCTCAGCGTGCCCTTCCTGGTCACCTCCACATTGCTTCGCCACTGGCCCTTCGGCGCGCTACTCTGCCGCCTCGTGCTCAGCGTGGACGCAGTCAACATGTTCACCAGCATCTACTGTCTGACTGTGCTTAGCGTGGACCGCTACGTGGCCGTGGTGCACCCCATCAAGGCCGCACGCTACCGCCGGCCCACCGTGGCCAAGGTGGTGAATCTGGGCGTGTGGGTGCTGTCGCTGCTCGTCATTCTGCCCATCGTGGTCTTCTCGCGCACGGCGGCCAACAGCGACGGCACGGTGGCCTGCAACATGCTCATGCCCGAGCCCGCCCAGCGCTGGCTGGTGGGCTTCGTGTTGTACACTTTCCTCATGGGCTTCCTGCTGCCCGTCGGGGCCATCTGCTTGTGCTACGTGCTCATCATCGCCAAAATGCGCATGGTGGCTCTCAAGGCCGGCTGGCAGCAGCGCAAGCGCTCGGAGCGCAAGATCAccctgatggtgatgatggtggtgatggtgtttgTCATCTGCTGGATGCCTTTCTATGTGGTGCAGCTAGTCAACGTGTTCGCGGAGCAGGACGACGCCACGGTGAGCCAGCTGTCGGTCATCCTCGGTTACGCCAATAGCTGCGCCAACCCCATCCTCTACGGCTTCCTTTCAGACAACTTCAAGCGCTCTTTCCAGCGCATCCTTTGCCTCAGCTGGATGGACAACGCCGCCGAGGAGCCGGTCGACTACTACGCCACGGCCCTCAAGAGCCGCGCTTACAGCGTGGAGGACTTCCAGCCCGAAAACCTGGAGTCCGGCGGCGTCTTCCGTAATGGCACCTGCACGTCCAGGATCACGACCCTCTGA